A genome region from Tenebrio molitor chromosome 4, icTenMoli1.1, whole genome shotgun sequence includes the following:
- the Vinc gene encoding vinculin isoform X4, whose protein sequence is MPVFHTKTIESILEPVAQQVSKLVILHEEAEDGIPMPDLEQPVKSVSNAVSNLVKVGRETINSSDDAILRQDMPAALVRVERSSKLLEEASSMLKSDPYSSPARKRLIEGSGGILQATSALLLCFDESEVRKIIRECHRVLDYLAVAEVIETLDELVQFLRDLSPCLSKVSREVSAREKELTHQVHSEILVRCLDQVKTLAPILICSMKIYIQIVSQGGKRAEEAIENRNYLAQRMTDEINEIIRVLQLTSYDEEQSDLDNLTVLKKLQNAIQNKINTANDWLLDPNAVRGGIGEKSLRQIIEAAQKVAERCLPQDARNINKLCSELNTMTDALCELRQDGKGATPQAESLARGIKEKLGHLQQSVLNAVVAVDKAGLQQTAHTVQGRLEQARKWLSNPGHDDKGLGRRAIALIVEEGRKVADGLPGRQKAEILQLCEEVDGLSRELADLCAQGKGSTPEAQEIARKLSQKLHELKERINQAVVDRVVEDFIDIVTPLKQFTEAVLAPEGAPNRDQNFSDKAAHLQQFSNRAVKTAKMVAAGGSGGNKKLAEALQSAANQVDSLTPQLVSAGSIRMNYPTSKAADEHFENLRQQYADTVTKMRNLCDEATDSADFIKASQEQMRKHTFLCEEAIKNRQPQKMVDNTSAIARLANRVLLVAKQESDNSEDPNFIDDVNRASDRLQGTVPPMVQDAKSVAVDPTDATAVSRWRESNKALLNAVGDVRTAVQINPELPPLPDVNNLNLDMAPPRPPLPHDGAPMRPPPPETDDEDDVFRHAPSASQPIMVAAHNLHREVRQWSAKDNDLIAAAKRMAVLMARLSELVHNDDKGSKRELIATAKAIADASDDVTRIAKQLARECTDKRIRTNLLQVCERIPTIATQLKILSTVKATMLGAQGSEEDREATEMLEGNAQNLMQSVKETVRAAESASVKIHAQTHGKLRWVRRQPWYSYA, encoded by the exons GTCTCGAAACTGGTGATTTTGCACGAAGAGGCCGAAGATGGAATCCCCATGCCTGATCTGGAACAGCCAGTCAAGAGCGTCAGCAATGCCGTCTCCAATCTGGTCAAAGTCGGACGGGAGACGATCAACAGCTCGGACGACGCCATCCTGCGGCAGGACATGCCCGCGGCGCTGGTCCGCGTGGAGAGGTCCTCCAAGTTGCTCGAGGAGGCGAGCAGCATGCTCAAATCCGACCCCTACTCCTCGCCCGCGCGGAAGAGGCTCATCGAGGGCAGCGGAGGCATCCTCCAGGCCACTTCGGCCCTTTTATTATGTTTCGACGAGTCCGAAGTGAGAAAAATCATCAGGGAGTGTCACAGAGTCCTGGATTATTTGGCCGTGGCCGAAGTGATCGAGACCCTCGACGAGCTGGTGCAGTTCCTGCGCGACTTGTCTCCCTGCTTGAGCAAGGTCAGCCGAGAGGTGAGCGCCCGCGAGAAGGAGTTGACCCACCAGGTCCACTCCGAGATTCTCGTGCGCTGCCTCGACCAAGTCAAGACTCTGGCGCCGATCTTGATCTGCTCGATGAAGATCTACATCCAGATCGTATCCCAAGGGGGCAAACGCGCCGAAGAGGCCATCGAGAACCGCAACTACTTGGCGCAACGAATGACCGACGAGATCAACGAAATCATCCGAGTGCTCCAACTGACGAGCTACGACGAAGAGCAGTCGGACCTCGACAACCTGACGGTCTTGAAAAAGCTGCAGAACGCGATACAGAACAAAATCAACACCGCCAACGATTGGCTGCTGGACCCGAACGCGGTCCGCGGCGGCATCGGCGAGAAGTCCCTCAGACAGATCATCGAAGCCGCCCAGAAAGTGGCCGAAAGATGCCTCCCCCAAGACGCCCGCAACATCAACAAGCTGTGCTCGGAGCTGAACACCATGACGGACGCGTTGTGCGAGCTGCGACAGGACGGCAAGGGCGCCACGCCCCAGGCGGAGTCCCTCGCGAGGGGCATCAAGGAGAAGCTGGGGCACCTCCAGCAGAGCGTGCTGAACGCGGTGGTGGCCGTCGACAAGGCGGGGCTCCAGCAGACCGCGCATACGGTGCAGGGAAG ATTGGAACAGGCCAGGAAGTGGCTGTCGAATCCGGGACACGATGATAAAGGGCTGGGCCGGAGGGCGATCGCGCTTATCGTCGAAGAAGGGAGAAAG GTCGCCGATGGTCTACCCGGTAGGCAAAAGGCCGAGATCCTCCAGCTGTGCGAAGAAGTGGACGGCTTGTCGCGCGAGCTCGCCGACCTGTGCGCCCAAGGCAAGGGCAGCACCCCCGAAGCCCAAGAGATCGCGCGCAAGCTCTCCCAGAAGCTGCACGAGCTGAAGGAGCGCATCAACCAAGCAGTCGTCGACAGAGTCGTCGAAGACTTCATCGACATCGTGACGCCGCTGAAGCAATTCACCGAAGCCGTGTTAGCCCCCGAGGGCGCCCCCAATCGCGACCAGAACTTCTCCGACAAGGCGGCCCACCTCCAACAGTTCTCGAACCGCGCCGTCAAGACCGCCAAGATGGTGGCGGCCGGGGGCAGCGGCGGCAACAAGAAACTAGCCGAGGCCCTCCAGAGCGCCGCCAACCAAGTCGACAGCCTGACGCCGCAGCTGGTCTCGGCCGGCAGCATCCGCATGAACTACCCCACGAGCAAGGCCGCCGACGAGCACTTCGAGAATCTCCGCCAGCAGTACGCCGACACCGTCACCAAGATGAGGAACCTGTGCGACGAGGCCACCGACTCGGCCGACTTCATCAAGGCGTCGCAGGAGCAGATGAGGAAGCACACGTTCCTGTGCGAGGAGGCGATCAAGAACAGGCAGCCGCAGAAGATGGTCGACAACACGTCGGCGATCGCCCGTCTGGCCAACAGGGTGCTGCTGGTGGCCAAGCAGGAGAGCGACAACTCCGAAGATCCGAATTTCATCGACGACGTGAACAGGGCGTCGGACAGGCTGCAGGGGACGGTGCCGCCGATGGTGCAGGACGCCAAGTCGGTGGCGGTCGATCCGACGGACGCGACCGCCGTCTCGCGGTGGAGGGAGTCGAACAAGGCG TTGCTGAACGCGGTCGGAGATGTGCGCACAGCTGTCCAGATCAACCCCGAACTGCCCCCGCTGCCGGACGTCAACAACCTGAACCTGG ATATGGCGCCGCCGAGACCGCCCCTGCCGCACGACGGCGCCCCGATGCGTCCGCCGCCCCCGGAGACCGACGACGAGGACGACGTGTTCAGACACGCCCCCAGCGCGAGCCAGCCAATCATG GTCGCCGCCCACAATTTGCACCGCGAGGTGCGCCAGTGGTCCGCCAAGGACAACGACCTCATCGCCGCCGCCAAGAGGATGGCCGTGCTGATGGCCCGCCTCTCCGAGCTGGTCCACAACGACGACAAGGGCAGCAAGAGGGAGCTGATTGCGACGGCGAAGGCCATCGCCGACGCCAGCGACGACGTCACCAGGATCGCCAAGCAGCTGGCGAGGGAGTGCACCGACAAGCGGATCCGCACCAACTTGCTCCAGGTGTGCGAGAGGATCCCCACGATAGCGACCCAGCTTAAGATCTTGAGCACGGTCAAGGCCACGATGTTGGGGGCGCAAG GTTCCGAAGAGGACCGCGAAGCGACCGAGATGTTGGAAGGCAACGCCCAAAACCTGATGCAGAGCGTGAAGGAGACGGTAAGGGCGGCGGAAAGCGCCAGCGTCAAGATTCACGCACAAACCCACGGTAAGTTGAGATGGGTGCGAAGACAGCCGTGGTATTCCTACGCTTAA
- the Vinc gene encoding vinculin isoform X3, protein MPVFHTKTIESILEPVAQQVSKLVILHEEAEDGIPMPDLEQPVKSVSNAVSNLVKVGRETINSSDDAILRQDMPAALVRVERSSKLLEEASSMLKSDPYSSPARKRLIEGSGGILQATSALLLCFDESEVRKIIRECHRVLDYLAVAEVIETLDELVQFLRDLSPCLSKVSREVSAREKELTHQVHSEILVRCLDQVKTLAPILICSMKIYIQIVSQGGKRAEEAIENRNYLAQRMTDEINEIIRVLQLTSYDEEQSDLDNLTVLKKLQNAIQNKINTANDWLLDPNAVRGGIGEKSLRQIIEAAQKVAERCLPQDARNINKLCSELNTMTDALCELRQDGKGATPQAESLARGIKEKLGHLQQSVLNAVVAVDKAGLQQTAHTVQGRLEQARKWLSNPGHDDKGLGRRAIALIVEEGRKVADGLPGRQKAEILQLCEEVDGLSRELADLCAQGKGSTPEAQEIARKLSQKLHELKERINQAVVDRVVEDFIDIVTPLKQFTEAVLAPEGAPNRDQNFSDKAAHLQQFSNRAVKTAKMVAAGGSGGNKKLAEALQSAANQVDSLTPQLVSAGSIRMNYPTSKAADEHFENLRQQYADTVTKMRNLCDEATDSADFIKASQEQMRKHTFLCEEAIKNRQPQKMVDNTSAIARLANRVLLVAKQESDNSEDPNFIDDVNRASDRLQGTVPPMVQDAKSVAVDPTDATAVSRWRESNKALLNAVGDVRTAVQINPELPPLPDVNNLNLEPAPNSYFIDKDMAPPRPPLPHDGAPMRPPPPETDDEDDVFRHAPSASQPIMVAAHNLHREVRQWSAKDNDLIAAAKRMAVLMARLSELVHNDDKGSKRELIATAKAIADASDDVTRIAKQLARECTDKRIRTNLLQVCERIPTIATQLKILSTVKATMLGAQGSEEDREATEMLEGNAQNLMQSVKETVRAAESASVKIHAQTHGKLRWVRRQPWYSYA, encoded by the exons GTCTCGAAACTGGTGATTTTGCACGAAGAGGCCGAAGATGGAATCCCCATGCCTGATCTGGAACAGCCAGTCAAGAGCGTCAGCAATGCCGTCTCCAATCTGGTCAAAGTCGGACGGGAGACGATCAACAGCTCGGACGACGCCATCCTGCGGCAGGACATGCCCGCGGCGCTGGTCCGCGTGGAGAGGTCCTCCAAGTTGCTCGAGGAGGCGAGCAGCATGCTCAAATCCGACCCCTACTCCTCGCCCGCGCGGAAGAGGCTCATCGAGGGCAGCGGAGGCATCCTCCAGGCCACTTCGGCCCTTTTATTATGTTTCGACGAGTCCGAAGTGAGAAAAATCATCAGGGAGTGTCACAGAGTCCTGGATTATTTGGCCGTGGCCGAAGTGATCGAGACCCTCGACGAGCTGGTGCAGTTCCTGCGCGACTTGTCTCCCTGCTTGAGCAAGGTCAGCCGAGAGGTGAGCGCCCGCGAGAAGGAGTTGACCCACCAGGTCCACTCCGAGATTCTCGTGCGCTGCCTCGACCAAGTCAAGACTCTGGCGCCGATCTTGATCTGCTCGATGAAGATCTACATCCAGATCGTATCCCAAGGGGGCAAACGCGCCGAAGAGGCCATCGAGAACCGCAACTACTTGGCGCAACGAATGACCGACGAGATCAACGAAATCATCCGAGTGCTCCAACTGACGAGCTACGACGAAGAGCAGTCGGACCTCGACAACCTGACGGTCTTGAAAAAGCTGCAGAACGCGATACAGAACAAAATCAACACCGCCAACGATTGGCTGCTGGACCCGAACGCGGTCCGCGGCGGCATCGGCGAGAAGTCCCTCAGACAGATCATCGAAGCCGCCCAGAAAGTGGCCGAAAGATGCCTCCCCCAAGACGCCCGCAACATCAACAAGCTGTGCTCGGAGCTGAACACCATGACGGACGCGTTGTGCGAGCTGCGACAGGACGGCAAGGGCGCCACGCCCCAGGCGGAGTCCCTCGCGAGGGGCATCAAGGAGAAGCTGGGGCACCTCCAGCAGAGCGTGCTGAACGCGGTGGTGGCCGTCGACAAGGCGGGGCTCCAGCAGACCGCGCATACGGTGCAGGGAAG ATTGGAACAGGCCAGGAAGTGGCTGTCGAATCCGGGACACGATGATAAAGGGCTGGGCCGGAGGGCGATCGCGCTTATCGTCGAAGAAGGGAGAAAG GTCGCCGATGGTCTACCCGGTAGGCAAAAGGCCGAGATCCTCCAGCTGTGCGAAGAAGTGGACGGCTTGTCGCGCGAGCTCGCCGACCTGTGCGCCCAAGGCAAGGGCAGCACCCCCGAAGCCCAAGAGATCGCGCGCAAGCTCTCCCAGAAGCTGCACGAGCTGAAGGAGCGCATCAACCAAGCAGTCGTCGACAGAGTCGTCGAAGACTTCATCGACATCGTGACGCCGCTGAAGCAATTCACCGAAGCCGTGTTAGCCCCCGAGGGCGCCCCCAATCGCGACCAGAACTTCTCCGACAAGGCGGCCCACCTCCAACAGTTCTCGAACCGCGCCGTCAAGACCGCCAAGATGGTGGCGGCCGGGGGCAGCGGCGGCAACAAGAAACTAGCCGAGGCCCTCCAGAGCGCCGCCAACCAAGTCGACAGCCTGACGCCGCAGCTGGTCTCGGCCGGCAGCATCCGCATGAACTACCCCACGAGCAAGGCCGCCGACGAGCACTTCGAGAATCTCCGCCAGCAGTACGCCGACACCGTCACCAAGATGAGGAACCTGTGCGACGAGGCCACCGACTCGGCCGACTTCATCAAGGCGTCGCAGGAGCAGATGAGGAAGCACACGTTCCTGTGCGAGGAGGCGATCAAGAACAGGCAGCCGCAGAAGATGGTCGACAACACGTCGGCGATCGCCCGTCTGGCCAACAGGGTGCTGCTGGTGGCCAAGCAGGAGAGCGACAACTCCGAAGATCCGAATTTCATCGACGACGTGAACAGGGCGTCGGACAGGCTGCAGGGGACGGTGCCGCCGATGGTGCAGGACGCCAAGTCGGTGGCGGTCGATCCGACGGACGCGACCGCCGTCTCGCGGTGGAGGGAGTCGAACAAGGCG TTGCTGAACGCGGTCGGAGATGTGCGCACAGCTGTCCAGATCAACCCCGAACTGCCCCCGCTGCCGGACGTCAACAACCTGAACCTGG AACCCGCCCCCAACAGTTACTTTATTGACAAAG ATATGGCGCCGCCGAGACCGCCCCTGCCGCACGACGGCGCCCCGATGCGTCCGCCGCCCCCGGAGACCGACGACGAGGACGACGTGTTCAGACACGCCCCCAGCGCGAGCCAGCCAATCATG GTCGCCGCCCACAATTTGCACCGCGAGGTGCGCCAGTGGTCCGCCAAGGACAACGACCTCATCGCCGCCGCCAAGAGGATGGCCGTGCTGATGGCCCGCCTCTCCGAGCTGGTCCACAACGACGACAAGGGCAGCAAGAGGGAGCTGATTGCGACGGCGAAGGCCATCGCCGACGCCAGCGACGACGTCACCAGGATCGCCAAGCAGCTGGCGAGGGAGTGCACCGACAAGCGGATCCGCACCAACTTGCTCCAGGTGTGCGAGAGGATCCCCACGATAGCGACCCAGCTTAAGATCTTGAGCACGGTCAAGGCCACGATGTTGGGGGCGCAAG GTTCCGAAGAGGACCGCGAAGCGACCGAGATGTTGGAAGGCAACGCCCAAAACCTGATGCAGAGCGTGAAGGAGACGGTAAGGGCGGCGGAAAGCGCCAGCGTCAAGATTCACGCACAAACCCACGGTAAGTTGAGATGGGTGCGAAGACAGCCGTGGTATTCCTACGCTTAA